In a genomic window of Candidatus Methylomirabilis sp.:
- a CDS encoding cold-shock protein has product MTGKVKWFNDSKGYGFIERPDGDDVFVHYSAIQGSGFKTLAEGQEVEFEVVDGPKGKQAANVIRL; this is encoded by the coding sequence TTGACCGGCAAGGTAAAGTGGTTCAATGACAGCAAGGGGTACGGCTTTATTGAGCGACCGGATGGCGATGATGTCTTTGTGCATTATTCCGCCATCCAGGGCTCCGGCTTCAAGACGCTGGCCGAGGGTCAGGAGGTTGAGTTTGAGGTCGTCGATGGTCCAAAGGGGAAACAGGCCGCGAACGTCATCAGGCTTTAA